The genome window GTGggtcagtatatatatatgatgttgGTTTTGCTGTTTGGTATTATGATTGTTTAATCgtttatatgtaatattattaGGCTATTAATTAGGAAATTTGtaataaatctatatatttCTAATATGTTATATGACAATCAGGTAGGTTGATTAACGAAATATGGACAAGTCTTGGATTTCAAAAGACatagattctttaaaatatgaAGTGGGGGTTGAATCTTTCTTGATATTTGCCGAAGAAAATGCTAAGAATCCTAATAAAATCCCTTGCCCCTGTGCACGTTGTGGGAATTTTAAGAAGCATTCTGTTAAAATAATTAGAGgtcatttatatgaaaaaggaTTTAGTTCGGGGTATGTTGATTGGATATGGCACAGAGAAAAGTGTCCAACTAGTGAGTCAGCACCAAAGTCTTCTTTGGGTAGTAATTTAGTCGAAATTCCTACATCCGAAAATGTTGACATATGTGAAGCAGCGTATGTGAGgagtgaatatattgatgattCGGCTGAATTTAGTAGGTTTGTCGCTGATGCAGAACAACTATTATACGTGGGTAGCGACAACAGCAAATTAGAGTCGCTGTTGAAATTACATAATTGGAAATCTAGGTTTGGCATAAGCGATAATGCCTTCACCGATCTTCTTTCTTCTGTAGGGTCTTTACTGCCTAAAGACCATGTGTTACCCGTGAATGCGTATGAAGCGAAAAAAACCCTAAATGATTTAGGCCTCAAGGATATTAAGTTTCACGCGTGTCCAAATGATTGTGTACTGTACAGGGGTTTAGATATTGATGCGTCGGAGTGCCCCAAGTGCCATCTGTCTCGTTGGAAGGATGAAAAGGATGGTAAACCTAGGACTAATGTTTCAGCCAATGTAATGTGGTATTTTCCGATAATTCCTCGATTTAAACGGATGTTTAAATCTCCTGCCACGGCTGAACTTATGAGTTGTCATTCGAACAAGCGAATTTCAAGATGGCCAAATGCGTCATCCAGCCGACTCTCCTTCTTGGAGGAATATTGACTATAGGTGGCCTGAATTTGGTAGTGAGTCGAGAAACATTCGCTTAGCATTAGCTGTTGATGGAATAAACCCGCACACTAATGGCCTTACCAATAGGTACACTTGCTGGACAGTAGTTTTAGTAACTTATAACCTTCCTCCATGTTTATGCatgaagaggaagtttatgATGCTAACTATACTAGTTTCAGGTCCACATGAACCGGGTAATAACATTGACGTGTATTTGCAACCAATGATTGATGAGGTGAAAAAGCTTTGGGAAGAAGGTGAAAGGAATGTATACGATGCGTATACAAAGTCTTATTTCACATTAAGAGCTGTTCTAATGTGGACCATAAACGACTTTCCGGCGTATGGAAATTTGTCGGGCTGTCTGAATAAAGGTTATATGGCGTGTCCAATTTGTGGAGATGACACAGTAgctaaacatttaaaatatagcAGAAAAATTTGTTACCAAGGACATCTAAGATATTTACCACCGCATCATCCCTATAGGAGGAGTAAGGCAGCTTTTAATGGAGAACAAGACTTTGGATGTGCACGTCAACCCCATTCTGGTGAAGAAGTCTTAAGGCAGCAGGAGCATATTGAATTTGCATTTGGGAAGGAGGTGAAAAAAGCAAAAAAAGTGGATTGTCCatggaagaagaagtcaattttCTTCGAGTTGGAGTATTGGAAATTTCATCACGTACGTCATTGTCTCGATGTTATGCACATTGAAAAAAATGTGTGTGATAGTTTAATCGGGACATTGTTGA of Daucus carota subsp. sativus chromosome 3, DH1 v3.0, whole genome shotgun sequence contains these proteins:
- the LOC135151481 gene encoding uncharacterized protein LOC135151481; the encoded protein is MDKSWISKDIDSLKYEVGVESFLIFAEENAKNPNKIPCPCARCGNFKKHSVKIIRGHLYEKGFSSGYVDWIWHREKCPTSESAPKSSLGSNLVEIPTSENVDICEAAYVRSEYIDDSAEFSRFVADAEQLLYVGSDNSKLESLLKLHNWKSRFGISDNAFTDLLSSVGSLLPKDHVLPVNAYEAKKTLNDLGLKDIKFHACPNDCVLYRGLDIDASECPKCHLSRWKDEKDGKPRTNVSANVMCEFQDGQMRHPADSPSWRNIDYRWPEFGSESRNIRLALAVDGINPHTNGLTNRYTCWTVVLVTYNLPPCLCMKRKFMMLTILVSGPHEPGNNIDVYLQPMIDEVKKLWEEGERNVYDAYTKSYFTLRAVLMWTINDFPAYGNLSGCLNKGYMACPICGDDTVAKHLKYSRKICYQGHLRYLPPHHPYRRSKAAFNGEQDFGCARQPHSGEEVLRQQEHIEFAFGKEVKKAKKVDCPWKKKSIFFELEYWKFHHVRHCLDVMHIEKNVCDSLIGTLLNLPFKSKDSVDSRRDMIEMGVRPYLAPEVGEKRTYLPPAPYTLSRAEKRKIWMFPFERFNKVLKSYVRNRYYPEGCIAESYLGEESIEFCSEFVRQSCMIAGLPKDKGKLSGPLLGVMVKSVDEKERDEAHLHVLQNNSERVSAEMVENPENISDTIRWLAGKPSFSVLRYDGYLIDGVRYFTKDRDDARVVQNSGVSLVARTVQVSSVKDMNPVESDMTFYRIIEEIWELDYYAFKAPLFLCKWADSERGIIVDDLGFTLVDFSRLDHKNDKYVSVDHVKQVFYIEDPVDARWSVALNSTKAKC